The Chryseobacterium aureum genome contains a region encoding:
- a CDS encoding PRTRC system protein B codes for MNKIIDTAKRFGTLYEPKSALVFYESLDKNSTVYVEHFDMDRAGNPINAHPLSVNEAKALAKGLQIDEEKSNAFLKPNGVLPTHILHINPSQNGSVLWYTRSKKQQMHFVSNLGIPNAKAHIPAMLWYADKENLSVFALKDNRRPSEKTALHYAPFFNIYENGVVCMGSVDINIKNSVSVEEFIEAWENYFFNSYFSHLLNNYNPIKGNCVSLWKKLMETGEVFPVEVLKKNNRTLRHLL; via the coding sequence ATGAACAAAATAATTGATACGGCAAAACGTTTTGGAACTTTGTATGAGCCTAAATCAGCCTTGGTTTTTTATGAATCCTTAGATAAAAACTCAACAGTATATGTTGAACATTTTGATATGGACAGAGCCGGAAACCCAATTAATGCACATCCTTTGTCCGTAAACGAAGCCAAGGCACTGGCAAAAGGTTTACAGATTGATGAAGAAAAGAGCAATGCTTTTCTCAAGCCAAATGGAGTTTTGCCAACTCATATTCTGCATATCAACCCAAGCCAAAATGGTTCTGTACTTTGGTATACCCGATCAAAGAAACAGCAGATGCATTTTGTTAGTAATCTTGGAATACCCAATGCAAAAGCTCACATTCCTGCAATGCTTTGGTATGCAGATAAAGAAAATCTTTCTGTATTTGCTTTAAAAGATAATAGAAGACCATCTGAAAAAACGGCATTGCATTATGCCCCGTTTTTCAATATCTACGAAAACGGTGTGGTCTGTATGGGTTCAGTAGATATAAACATTAAGAATTCAGTGTCCGTTGAAGAATTCATCGAAGCCTGGGAAAACTATTTTTTCAACTCTTATTTCAGTCATTTATTGAACAACTATAATCCCATAAAAGGAAACTGCGTAAGCCTTTGGAAGAAATTAATGGAAACAGGCGAAGTATTTCCAGTTGAAGTATTGAAAAAAAATAATAGAACCCTTAGACATTTATTATGA
- a CDS encoding PRTRC system protein C, which translates to MLLATKLERVFILRNNGEEIRLTDPEPNWSVESVMNFYANTYPILTTAKVSAPQIKNDTIEYKFESVMGTKG; encoded by the coding sequence ATGTTATTAGCAACGAAGCTAGAACGAGTATTTATACTTAGAAATAACGGAGAGGAAATCCGTTTAACAGACCCTGAACCCAATTGGAGTGTAGAAAGCGTAATGAATTTTTATGCCAATACGTATCCAATTTTAACTACTGCAAAAGTTTCAGCGCCACAAATAAAAAACGATACCATTGAATATAAATTTGAAAGTGTAATGGGTACAAAAGGATAG
- a CDS encoding PRTRC system protein E, with protein sequence MQTNFFRHLSKLNLAGDLNMTLRPTSENSFVLSILLNNEQCGDEARKLIPPLNLRGTAEELDNGFFEALTKPLQMVSGLMIDMEAFIKQVEEAKKQSAMEKERIDKEKKEKEMKEKKYKEAFERAELLEKEGKYKEAWSALPKVSDYPDFAGAIYKKQSEYEVYLAPSLFAEQQDNIKS encoded by the coding sequence ATGCAAACTAATTTTTTCAGACATCTAAGCAAACTAAACCTTGCGGGTGATTTAAATATGACCCTTCGCCCAACAAGCGAAAATAGCTTTGTTCTTTCCATACTGCTCAATAATGAGCAGTGCGGTGATGAAGCAAGAAAGCTAATTCCACCATTAAACCTGCGTGGAACAGCAGAGGAACTGGATAATGGATTCTTTGAAGCGCTTACGAAACCATTACAAATGGTTTCAGGCTTAATGATAGATATGGAAGCTTTTATAAAACAGGTCGAAGAAGCAAAAAAGCAATCCGCCATGGAAAAAGAAAGAATCGACAAAGAGAAAAAAGAAAAAGAAATGAAAGAGAAGAAATATAAAGAAGCCTTTGAAAGAGCAGAATTACTTGAAAAAGAGGGTAAATATAAGGAAGCTTGGTCAGCACTTCCAAAAGTATCAGATTATCCTGATTTCGCAGGAGCTATTTACAAAAAACAAAGTGAATATGAAGTGTACTTGGCTCCAAGCCTGTTTGCTGAACAGCAAGATAATATTAAATCTTAA
- a CDS encoding addiction module toxin RelE → MDVQFNFQVKEREDKTEWENVKVYYKTHCDRLTAINHARKLSKLFRSEVRLTQGADPLKTSGTYIYEAK, encoded by the coding sequence ATGGACGTTCAGTTTAATTTTCAGGTGAAAGAGCGCGAAGACAAAACAGAGTGGGAAAATGTAAAAGTTTATTACAAAACTCACTGTGACAGGTTAACAGCAATTAACCATGCAAGAAAACTTTCAAAGTTATTCAGGTCAGAAGTCAGACTGACACAGGGAGCAGACCCACTCAAAACAAGTGGGACATACATTTATGAAGCCAAATGA
- a CDS encoding single-stranded DNA-binding protein: MNTIIGRVTKNAEINTLANDRKVVNFSIATNESYKTKGGERKEQTTYFNCSYWISSNVAKILTVGALVELSGRVSSRAWIGKDGEIKSGLNFHTSKIKLHNGGQKMAENAPVSHNEVSQSEEDSELPF; encoded by the coding sequence ATGAACACAATTATCGGTAGAGTTACCAAAAACGCAGAAATCAACACATTAGCCAATGACAGAAAGGTTGTTAATTTTTCAATAGCGACCAATGAATCTTATAAGACTAAAGGAGGAGAACGTAAAGAACAAACTACTTATTTCAACTGTTCCTACTGGATAAGTTCAAATGTCGCTAAAATTCTTACTGTAGGTGCTTTAGTAGAATTATCCGGCAGAGTAAGTTCAAGGGCATGGATAGGAAAAGACGGGGAAATAAAATCAGGATTGAATTTCCATACTTCAAAAATTAAATTGCACAATGGAGGGCAAAAAATGGCAGAAAATGCACCTGTTTCCCATAACGAGGTTTCTCAAAGTGAGGAGGATAGTGAATTGCCATTCTAA
- a CDS encoding T9SS type A sorting domain-containing protein, with product MKKKLFVSLVFLPIFGFTQVVLNQVDDFEDFTPRNWTKASTTLPNQNITTGGPLGLNDNFLRVQSPAGGQLLTFNKAQWLGDYYKFDSSDRIKFISMDVRNSGTNIIYLRLAFTNDNWTGTDPVFCSTNAIAVIPGEGWKKINFPITENAMTNATTGQGYLSVFDHVTEVRILHNDSPAWDSDPIEATLDIDNIKASSTAFLGVADLEEKKKIKLYPNPSNESIIFSSNGNLNENFKYNVFDSTGKQVLNGNSEFNKHINIKHLVKGNYFIQIETKNGEIIKEKLIKN from the coding sequence ATGAAAAAAAAATTATTCGTTTCGTTAGTGTTTTTACCTATTTTTGGTTTTACACAAGTTGTACTAAATCAAGTTGATGATTTTGAAGATTTCACTCCAAGAAATTGGACTAAGGCATCCACCACACTACCCAATCAAAATATTACAACTGGAGGACCTTTGGGATTAAATGACAATTTTTTAAGAGTTCAATCCCCTGCTGGAGGACAACTTCTTACATTTAATAAAGCACAATGGCTGGGAGATTATTACAAATTTGACAGTTCAGATAGAATTAAATTTATTTCTATGGATGTCAGAAATTCAGGTACAAATATCATTTATTTACGATTGGCTTTTACAAATGATAACTGGACTGGTACCGATCCTGTATTTTGTTCAACTAACGCTATTGCCGTGATACCAGGTGAAGGTTGGAAGAAAATTAACTTTCCTATTACAGAAAATGCAATGACTAATGCGACTACTGGGCAAGGTTATTTAAGTGTTTTTGATCATGTTACTGAAGTAAGAATTTTGCATAATGATTCACCTGCCTGGGATTCAGACCCAATTGAAGCCACATTAGATATTGATAATATTAAGGCAAGTAGTACAGCTTTTTTGGGAGTTGCTGATTTGGAAGAGAAAAAGAAAATAAAATTGTACCCTAATCCTTCAAATGAAAGTATTATATTTAGCAGCAACGGGAATTTAAATGAAAATTTTAAATATAATGTTTTTGACTCCACCGGTAAACAAGTACTTAATGGAAATTCAGAATTTAATAAACATATAAACATAAAGCATTTGGTAAAAGGTAATTATTTTATACAAATAGAAACAAAAAACGGAGAAATAATTAAAGAAAAATTGATTAAGAATTAA
- a CDS encoding porin family protein produces the protein MKKQLLSICIVLGTMTFAQSSDGPRFGLKAGGNLSSFTGGDSKSKIAFYAGAFVNVPLSESFSIQPEVVYSQQGAKAKDDYEMATYTIKNMQQNLGYINVPIMLQYNATPELYFEAGPEFGLLVSAQAKGDINGSTYKASNKDNLKNFNFGAGIGLGYKFTPNLGVNVRYTAGLTKVLKNEFGDSSKNTNFQLGINYYF, from the coding sequence ATGAAAAAACAATTATTAAGTATTTGCATAGTTTTAGGAACTATGACATTTGCACAATCTTCAGACGGGCCAAGATTTGGACTTAAAGCAGGAGGGAATCTTTCAAGTTTTACGGGGGGAGATTCCAAATCTAAAATCGCATTTTATGCCGGAGCTTTTGTTAATGTCCCTTTATCTGAGTCATTCAGTATTCAGCCAGAAGTTGTTTACAGCCAGCAGGGGGCAAAAGCAAAAGACGATTATGAGATGGCAACTTACACCATAAAGAATATGCAACAAAACCTGGGATATATCAACGTTCCTATAATGCTTCAATATAATGCTACCCCTGAATTATATTTTGAAGCGGGACCGGAATTTGGTCTTCTCGTAAGTGCTCAGGCGAAAGGAGATATCAATGGTAGCACTTATAAAGCCAGTAATAAGGATAATTTAAAAAACTTTAATTTTGGAGCAGGCATTGGTTTAGGGTACAAATTTACTCCAAACTTAGGAGTGAATGTCCGTTATACTGCCGGGTTAACTAAAGTTTTAAAAAACGAGTTTGGCGATTCTTCGAAAAATACTAATTTCCAGTTAGGCATAAATTATTATTTTTAA
- a CDS encoding DUF922 domain-containing protein, translating to MMNKLLIVFLLSSQALLSQAITWSPDRKLDFKDFTNNMPEEDDSKGAESYIEIDYKIVSTSIWTGRIKIKVSATFYPEKSWFNKKYITAGYILNHEQKHFDIAYIFANRLQNIINTKIKGTNDFNNNFQKLYDENFNEYSTFQAKYDSDTEHGANLEQQKIYDTMIEEMINDASKKNENK from the coding sequence ATGATGAATAAATTACTCATTGTTTTTTTGTTAAGTTCACAAGCTTTATTGAGTCAGGCAATCACATGGTCACCAGATCGAAAGTTGGATTTCAAAGATTTTACGAATAATATGCCTGAGGAGGACGACAGTAAGGGGGCGGAATCATATATTGAAATAGATTATAAAATTGTTTCTACTTCGATATGGACGGGTAGAATTAAAATAAAAGTATCCGCTACATTTTATCCGGAAAAATCTTGGTTTAATAAAAAATATATAACCGCTGGTTATATCCTCAATCATGAACAAAAACACTTTGACATTGCTTATATATTTGCTAATAGACTTCAAAATATAATAAATACCAAAATTAAAGGCACAAATGATTTTAACAATAATTTTCAAAAATTATATGATGAAAATTTTAATGAGTATAGCACTTTTCAAGCTAAGTACGATTCAGATACCGAGCATGGTGCAAATTTGGAGCAACAAAAGATATATGATACTATGATTGAGGAGATGATAAATGATGCATCAAAAAAAAATGAAAATAAATAG
- a CDS encoding DUF4304 domain-containing protein — protein sequence MNSKEFKSLFGKIAKENDYLQAFGGWYKESPECIAILELQKSKYGDYYMLNVKIFIQGSFNTNYSPTKELIKSPMGDIGKQIMNDVLSFDKPMPDELRTEGLKELFSNSIIPFVSNLMTKANIIDLESKGEIVLLSSVKKELEKLMK from the coding sequence ATGAATAGTAAAGAATTTAAAAGTTTATTTGGCAAAATTGCTAAAGAAAATGATTATCTACAAGCCTTTGGCGGTTGGTATAAAGAAAGTCCAGAATGTATTGCAATTCTGGAATTACAAAAATCAAAGTATGGTGATTATTATATGCTAAATGTAAAAATTTTCATACAGGGTTCTTTTAATACAAATTATTCTCCTACAAAAGAATTAATCAAAAGTCCTATGGGAGATATTGGTAAGCAAATAATGAATGATGTTTTATCTTTTGATAAACCTATGCCTGATGAGCTAAGGACAGAGGGACTGAAAGAACTTTTTAGTAATAGTATTATACCATTTGTCAGTAATCTTATGACAAAAGCAAATATTATTGATTTAGAAAGCAAAGGAGAAATTGTGCTTCTTTCCTCTGTAAAAAAGGAACTAGAGAAACTTATGAAATAA